ATTACATACAGAGGACCCAAAagcccctttattttttttatcaataatatTCATTGATTTTCAATGGTTTCAGTGCATGGCTGAAATGAAGGATGAATAGATCTGGATCTATTCATATAACCCAGGTCTAACAATGCCTATGGTGGAGAGAGGGGCACTGAGGGAAATGTTCGTCTGCATTGCCGCTAGAAAAGTAGAatttttcaaaactttcaaCCACCAACAAAGCAACTGCAGCACAATTCAGTTCAGATTGACATCAGCCCATTCATAGGTGCATAATCACAGTGGACTGGCTACGCATTTGTGGGCTGctcaagcaaaaataaaaaataggccagggtttctcctggtgctcCCGATGGCCAGCCCGTCTATGGCTCTAAATAATGACAGGTACAGTATAATGATTAATCAGTAATGATTGACATGTTGTGTTCTCATGCAGCACCTGGTGACTGTTGGTCGGGACTTTGCCTGCAGTGTATGGAGTGGCAACCAATTGGCTATGAGTCTGAAATGGCATGAAACCCTTCCTCAAATGGCCGAGAAGACTTATCGATATATGGCTTGCAGGTTTCGTCTTATGTGAAAGTGCACCCCAGCTGTTCACCTCATCATATCCATGTGGATGATGTGACAGTGACTACACATGGCCGAATTTTCTGTTTCAGGTTTGGAAAAGTAGAGGACCAGAAAGAGGCCCTAAGGTGTTACACAGTGCAGATCCCCCATAAAAGAGACAGAAGACCACCTCCCTGCTACCTCACCAAGTGGGACGGCAAGAACTTCCTGCCCATGCTCACAGCTCCCTGTGGCACTGAGGTCATCTCCAGTCTGGCTGTCAGGTAACTGATCATTTTATAAAATTTTAATCATAGGCGCCTGAGCGATGGAGCAAGTGGAGCAAATTCTTCCGAATTATTCAATTGGGTGGTGTATTATGCTTTTGCTTCCACTTGTTGTCTTTCTAGAAATAAACTTGTCATCTCAAAGTCCCAACAGTCAGGTGATTATATTTGAGCAGCTTATTCTAATGATCATTTTACTATTTCCAGCAACTGACAAGTAACAAATCACATATTTTTGGACCAAACTTTGAGTTGATCCAGTCCAacctgtgacagacagacagactgactgactgacagagctttttttcaaacagtcaAACGTTCAGTGGTGGAAAGTTACTTATTTATACTTGAAGGATACATATTAAGCCATTTTTCACTATTTCGAATATTTTCTTGAGCTACTAATAAAGTGTTTCTGACATAGCAAAAGGATAAAATACTCTGTCCTAGGAGCCCTGTTCAGAGTGGTCTGTTTCAGTGCATGTTGCTTTAAATGCTCATGAGCCGCTGCTCacccctcccccttcttctgCTTAACTGACAGCAAAATCACTGGGCCTTTAAGGGCAACTAGattttacttaaataaataacagcCTTCACCTGACCAGGCAAGTAGAAAAAGTTCATGCTAAAGGGTTTCCGGTTGCACCGTAAGTAAAGtgtcacattttttaacatttgttgtCTTTGACAGTGACTCTGGAACATTTCTTGGCCTTGGAACTGTAACAGGATCAGTAGCCATCTacatctctttctcccttcaGGTAAAGACGGTGTAGACACATCTTAAACTAACAGGTGCTTAAATTGACCAAGCACCGCTGTTGTATGACGATAACTTGCTcgtattttgtgtgtgtagaagtTGTATTACGTACAAGAGTCCCATGGCATTGTCGTAACAGACCTGGCCTTCCTGCCTGACTCGTTTAAAGGCAAAAACATCAATGGGAGCAATGAAAAAGCCATGTTGAGTGTAGCTGTGGACAGCCGCTGTCAAGTACATGCCGTCCCCAACCGAAGTAAGTCCAGTGAGCACACTAAGACCACGTGTCATAACTCCAAACCCTCCAAGTCCACCTTTGTCCCTTTGTTTTGTCCTCCAGGGTCTTTTCCTATCTGGCTGGTGCTGTTCTGCTGTGGCCTCATGGTTGTGGGAGTCATCTTCCTCCTACAGTACCTCTTTCCaggatttatttaaatcatGCAAAGGCTGAAGGAGCATGGTCACTGCTTCACATGGCCTGTCAACATCAGCGGTCTTCAGTCCAACATACAAACTTCCCAGTGTTGAACTACAACTCTCTGCTGAGCCGGTGAAACAGCTTCTATGGCGCCCTGGTGTTGTCGGCCCTCAGCTCTTTCTCAAGGTTGTTCCACTCAGACATGTAAACCCAGTGGAAACACACCTTTACCATCTGTGGGATTTTACTTGCTTTGAATTCATTATTCTTAATCTTTTTTGGATTCATGTTAGAGATTTGAAGGACTCAGGCTCATGAATGTTTAATGAGTTGATAATTTTATTGACATATTtaaggaaaaatgtaaaaatataaaaatgattggCACATAATGTGTcggattttattatttttttcctgtacacaaacacttttaaacCGCCATTCTCTTTGAATAACTGTTTCACTTAGTGAAACTTATCcattaagaaaacatttctacACAAAGTTTCAAAATCCTCcacaaatgtaaaatcattTGATATTATTACAAAGAGATGTGGGGAAATATAATGAAAGCAAACAAGAACCAGAAAGTCTGAacttaatcaaaaataaatgcatttttactAGAACGAAAGCTGAATATGTCCTTTCTTTTGTGAAGATAATGCCATGTTCAACATTAATGTTTAGTCTACAAATCAGCAGATgttcaaaaatctaaatgaaattttaaaaggATCCCTATACTTTTAACTATAATAAACTATTCATTAATTTGGTGaaatgatggaagaaaaaatattaataagaaaGATAGCTTCATGATCTCTCTCAATCCACTGTGGTGAAAGGAGTGCCCCATTCACAGCAGGTGTGAGATATCCTTCCACAATCTAATAAAAGGCTCCCTACACTGTTATTAAGTACTTTGTACtataattttgtctttttaacacAATTGCACCTAATCACACTACAAATGTGAAGATCATTGATTTTTGCTGTTGTACTCTACCCAACGAGAGGCTTTGTACTAAGGAGCTGCCTGACACAAATTTGTTATAGGGTGACACAGCTTGCTGTTAGTACTGTGAGTCTAATTTGAGATAGAATGTGAGTTTTCCCATTGTTACATTGAAAGAATGAGCTCACTTTGATTGAGGAGTTGGtagtttacaaaaaataatctgaatacTCTTGGATTACTCCATTATCGatcactcaaagcacttttttAGTACTTCACATTCACCCCACACATTCATAAACGCTGCACCTTTTCTGTCACGTTCATACACAGCAGTCACAGCGGTTAGAGGCAATATTGGGTGTAAGTGTCTTCCCAAGGAGACATTGGCATGTGGACtcgggaaaacaaaaaaattaaatgcttTACAAATGCAAGTTAGCTAATGAGTTTATATCAGCATTAGTGTGCTAATTAGCGAATCCTTAATGCGGCAGACACGAGCTGATGAGAACTGTGGTGAAAATTGTTCACACTAAATTCAAGATGAAGTGTTTCTTATGACTATTGGCACCCCCCTtgacaattcatttttatattgcCATAATTTCAAGGATGTATTCAAAATATACAGTCTCATGTAATTATTGACAATGTAACTATAATGTAATTCCTCATTTATTCAAACGTGATCtgggtaaagagagagaggggggagaattGAAGAGTGCTAGaatatagcagcataactaacAGGGCTCACCTGAccagctctaactataagctttgtCAAAGAGGAAAGTGTCAAGTCTAACCTTAATTGTAGAGAGGTTGTCTGCTTCCCtaacacaaactgggagctaGTTTTacaggagaggagcctggtagGGTagggctgtggctcaggagttcGAGCGGTTCGTCCTCTAATCAGACGGTTTTAGagacagtccatttaccattccaTTTGGTAGttaaaggttttgtttcccATTCTACTCtgagactctgggaaccacaagcaATCCTGTATTTAGAGAGCTAAGTTATCTTTTGGGTTAATGCATTACTATGAGCTAATTAAAATTTTCAatgaaattttatttgtatagcgccaaatcacaacattcattgtctcaaggcactttacatagtaaggtcaatataa
The sequence above is a segment of the Scophthalmus maximus strain ysfricsl-2021 chromosome 10, ASM2237912v1, whole genome shotgun sequence genome. Coding sequences within it:
- the preb gene encoding prolactin regulatory element-binding protein isoform X1 translates to MGKKRVPDVYRAPFPLYSIKVDPKTGLVITAGGGGASKTGIRNAVHFLDLQLVGEHQYSASLLHCHDTDTRATMNMAVGDGVIAAGQDGTCSLMRFQLCTQTDGSKAAAKEGGNSVLQGSARRRAGKGDKGGQDGAAASGDLSNIKNETTRISVTGLAEVQSDLNPQDPLQKVVRFSPDLSLLLTGGTDGHIRVWEFPSLKKKFDFKAHEGEIEDLDMSPGKKHLVTVGRDFACSVWSGNQLAMSLKWHETLPQMAEKTYRYMACRFGKVEDQKEALRCYTVQIPHKRDRRPPPCYLTKWDGKNFLPMLTAPCGTEVISSLAVSDSGTFLGLGTVTGSVAIYISFSLQKLYYVQESHGIVVTDLAFLPDSFKGKNINGSNEKAMLSVAVDSRCQVHAVPNRSKSSEHTKTTCHNSKPSKSTFVPLFCPPGSFPIWLVLFCCGLMVVGVIFLLQYLFPGFI